One window of Pseudomonas urmiensis genomic DNA carries:
- a CDS encoding pantothenate kinase produces MILELDCGNSFIKWRVIHAADATIVGGGIVDSDQALLAAVSALPSVRLKGCRIVSVRSEEETDALRGLLQAGFAVQAQVALPVQEMAGVRNGYDDYQRLGMDRWLAALGAYHLAKGACLVIDLGTAAKADFVAADGEHLGGYICPGMPLMRSQLRTHTRRIRYDDASAERAVSTLAPGRSTVEAVERGCVLMLQGFARTQIEQARALWGESFTVFLTGGDAPLVREAAPQARVVPDLVFVGLAMACPLD; encoded by the coding sequence ATGATTCTTGAGCTCGACTGCGGTAATAGCTTCATCAAGTGGCGGGTGATTCATGCTGCCGACGCGACGATTGTCGGTGGCGGCATCGTTGACTCGGATCAGGCGCTATTGGCGGCGGTCTCGGCCTTGCCCTCAGTACGCTTGAAGGGCTGTCGGATAGTCAGTGTCCGTAGCGAAGAGGAAACTGACGCGCTGCGTGGGCTGTTGCAGGCAGGGTTCGCTGTCCAGGCGCAAGTCGCTCTGCCTGTGCAGGAAATGGCTGGAGTGCGTAATGGATATGATGACTATCAGCGGCTGGGCATGGATCGCTGGCTAGCTGCCTTGGGTGCCTACCACCTGGCAAAAGGTGCGTGCCTGGTGATCGACTTGGGTACTGCGGCCAAGGCTGACTTCGTCGCCGCCGATGGTGAGCACCTGGGTGGTTATATTTGTCCCGGTATGCCGCTGATGCGCAGTCAATTGCGTACCCATACCCGTCGAATTCGCTACGACGATGCATCGGCTGAGCGCGCTGTGAGCACGCTTGCGCCTGGTCGCTCGACAGTCGAGGCGGTGGAGCGCGGTTGTGTGCTGATGCTGCAAGGGTTTGCCCGTACACAGATCGAGCAGGCTCGAGCTTTGTGGGGTGAAAGTTTCACTGTGTTCCTGACTGGTGGCGATGCGCCGCTGGTGCGCGAAGCTGCGCCTCAGGCCCGCGTTGTGCCTGACCTGGTCTTCGTTGGCCTGGCGATGGCTTGTCCATTGGATTGA
- the rplK gene encoding 50S ribosomal protein L11: protein MAKKIQAYIKLQVKAGQANPSPPVGPALGQHGVNIMEFCKAFNARTQGQEAGLPTPVIITVYSDRSFTFETKSTPASVLLKKAAGLTSGSARPNTVKVGTVTRAQLEEIAKTKQADLTAADMDAAVRTIAGSARSMGLNVEGV, encoded by the coding sequence ATGGCTAAGAAGATTCAGGCTTACATCAAGCTGCAAGTAAAGGCCGGCCAGGCCAACCCAAGCCCACCCGTTGGTCCAGCACTGGGTCAACACGGTGTGAACATCATGGAATTCTGCAAGGCCTTCAACGCCCGTACTCAGGGTCAAGAAGCCGGCCTGCCGACTCCTGTGATCATCACTGTCTACAGTGACCGTAGCTTCACCTTCGAAACCAAAAGCACCCCAGCTTCGGTTCTGCTGAAGAAAGCTGCTGGCCTGACCAGCGGTTCTGCACGTCCGAACACCGTTAAAGTCGGTACCGTGACCCGTGCTCAGCTGGAAGAGATCGCCAAGACCAAACAGGCTGATCTGACTGCCGCTGACATGGATGCAGCCGTGCGTACCATCGCCGGTTCTGCTCGCAGCATGGGCCTCAACGTGGAGGGTGTGTAA
- the secE gene encoding preprotein translocase subunit SecE, which translates to MTPKTEAQDSRFDLFKWLAVVALVVVGVVGNQYYSASPILYRVLALLALAAVAGFVALQTAKGKSFFALAKEARTEIRKVVWPTRQETMQTTLIVVVVVLVMALLLWGLDSLLGWAVSLIVG; encoded by the coding sequence ATGACTCCCAAAACTGAAGCCCAAGATTCGCGTTTTGATCTTTTCAAGTGGCTCGCTGTTGTTGCTCTGGTAGTCGTTGGCGTCGTAGGTAATCAATACTACTCCGCTTCTCCGATTCTGTACCGCGTGCTCGCTCTCCTTGCTCTGGCTGCTGTTGCAGGCTTCGTTGCCCTGCAGACCGCGAAGGGTAAGTCGTTCTTTGCGCTGGCGAAGGAAGCTCGTACCGAGATCCGTAAAGTCGTGTGGCCGACCCGCCAAGAAACCATGCAAACCACGCTTATCGTTGTGGTTGTCGTGCTGGTTATGGCGTTGCTGCTGTGGGGTCTTGATTCCCTGCTCGGCTGGGCGGTCTCCTTGATTGTTGGCTAA
- the nusG gene encoding transcription termination/antitermination protein NusG codes for MAKRWYVVHAYSGYEKHVMRSLIERVKLAGMEDEFGEILVPTEEVVEMRNGQKRKSERKFFPGYVLVQMDMNEGTWHLVKDTPRVMGFIGGTADKPAPITDKEAEAILRRVADGSDKPKPKTLFEPGEVVRVVDGPFADFNGTVEEVNYEKSRLQVAVLIFGRSTPVELEFGQVEKV; via the coding sequence GTGGCTAAGCGTTGGTACGTTGTGCATGCTTACTCGGGTTACGAGAAGCATGTAATGCGCTCTTTGATCGAGCGTGTGAAGCTGGCTGGCATGGAAGATGAATTCGGCGAGATCCTGGTCCCGACCGAAGAAGTCGTAGAAATGCGCAATGGCCAGAAGCGCAAAAGCGAGCGTAAGTTCTTCCCTGGCTATGTATTGGTCCAGATGGATATGAACGAAGGGACTTGGCACCTTGTCAAGGATACCCCTCGCGTAATGGGCTTCATTGGTGGTACTGCAGACAAGCCTGCGCCTATCACCGATAAAGAAGCCGAGGCTATTCTGCGTCGCGTTGCCGATGGTAGCGACAAGCCGAAGCCAAAAACGCTCTTTGAGCCAGGTGAAGTGGTTCGTGTTGTTGACGGTCCCTTTGCTGATTTCAACGGTACCGTTGAAGAAGTTAACTACGAAAAGAGCCGGCTCCAAGTGGCGGTGCTCATTTTCGGTCGCTCTACTCCGGTAGAGCTCGAGTTCGGCCAGGTCGAGAAGGTCTAG
- the tuf gene encoding elongation factor Tu, with protein MAKEKFDRSLPHVNVGTIGHVDHGKTTLTAALTRVCSEVFGSAVVEFDKIDSAPEEKARGITINTAHVEYNSNIRHYAHVDCPGHADYVKNMITGAAQMDGAILVCSAADGPMPQTREHILLSRQVGVPYIVVFLNKADLVDDAELLELVEMEVRDLLSTYDFPGDDTPIIIGSARMALEGKDDNEMGTTAVKRLVETLDSYIPEPERAIDKPFLMPIEDVFSISGRGTVVTGRIERGIVRVQDALEIVGLRDTTTTTCTGVEMFRKLLDEGRAGENCGVLLRGTKRDDVERGQVLVKPGSVKPHTKFTAEVYVLSKEEGGRHTPFFKGYRPQFYFRTTDVTGNCELPEGVEMVMPGDNIQMTVTLIKTIAMEDGLRFAIREGGRTVGAGVVAKIIE; from the coding sequence ATGGCTAAGGAAAAGTTTGATCGTTCCCTACCTCACGTTAACGTTGGCACTATCGGCCACGTTGACCATGGTAAAACCACTCTGACCGCAGCTCTGACTCGCGTCTGCTCCGAGGTTTTCGGTTCGGCAGTCGTTGAGTTCGACAAGATCGACTCGGCTCCAGAAGAGAAAGCGCGCGGTATCACCATCAACACCGCGCACGTCGAGTACAACTCGAACATTCGTCACTACGCTCACGTCGACTGCCCAGGTCACGCTGACTACGTGAAGAACATGATCACCGGTGCTGCCCAGATGGACGGCGCGATCCTGGTTTGCTCGGCCGCCGATGGTCCGATGCCACAAACCCGTGAGCACATCCTGCTGTCCCGTCAGGTTGGCGTTCCGTACATCGTGGTCTTCCTGAACAAGGCTGACCTGGTAGACGACGCTGAGCTGCTGGAACTGGTCGAGATGGAAGTTCGCGACCTGCTGTCCACCTACGACTTCCCAGGCGACGACACCCCGATCATCATCGGTTCGGCTCGTATGGCGCTGGAAGGCAAAGACGACAACGAAATGGGCACTACCGCTGTCAAGCGTCTGGTTGAAACTCTGGACAGCTACATCCCAGAGCCAGAGCGTGCTATCGACAAGCCGTTCCTGATGCCAATCGAAGACGTATTCTCGATCTCGGGTCGTGGTACCGTTGTTACCGGTCGTATCGAGCGTGGTATCGTCCGCGTTCAAGACGCCCTGGAAATCGTTGGTCTGCGTGATACCACCACCACCACCTGCACCGGTGTTGAGATGTTCCGCAAGCTGCTGGACGAAGGCCGTGCTGGCGAGAACTGCGGCGTTCTGCTGCGTGGTACCAAGCGTGACGACGTTGAGCGTGGCCAGGTTCTGGTCAAGCCAGGTTCGGTCAAGCCGCACACCAAGTTCACCGCAGAAGTCTACGTTCTGTCGAAAGAAGAAGGCGGTCGTCACACTCCGTTCTTCAAAGGCTACCGTCCTCAGTTCTACTTCCGTACCACTGACGTGACCGGTAACTGCGAACTGCCGGAAGGCGTTGAAATGGTAATGCCAGGTGACAACATTCAGATGACTGTTACCCTGATCAAGACCATCGCAATGGAAGACGGTCTGCGCTTCGCTATCCGTGAAGGCGGTCGTACCGTCGGCGCCGGCGTCGTAGCAAAAATTATTGAATAA
- the rplA gene encoding 50S ribosomal protein L1, with protein MAKLTKRQKAIASKLEAGKVYNFEEAAALLAELSTVKFSESFDVAVNLGVDPRKSDQVVRSATVLPHGTGKTVRVAVFTQGPAAEAALAAGADRVGMDDLAAEMKAGDLNYDVVIASPDAMRVVGQLGQVLGPRGLMPNPKVGTVTPDVATAVKNAKAGQVRYRTDKNGIIHTSVGKVGFEAGKLKENVEALIADLKRIKPASSKGIYVKRVTLSTTMGPGLVIDQSSLSA; from the coding sequence ATGGCTAAGCTGACCAAGCGCCAAAAGGCCATTGCTTCGAAACTCGAAGCTGGCAAAGTTTACAACTTCGAAGAAGCAGCCGCGCTGCTGGCCGAACTGTCCACCGTGAAGTTCAGCGAATCCTTCGACGTTGCCGTCAACCTCGGCGTTGACCCACGTAAATCCGACCAGGTCGTTCGTAGCGCTACTGTGCTGCCACACGGCACTGGCAAGACCGTACGTGTTGCTGTCTTCACCCAGGGTCCAGCTGCTGAGGCCGCTCTGGCTGCCGGCGCTGATCGCGTTGGTATGGACGACCTGGCTGCCGAGATGAAAGCTGGCGACCTGAACTACGACGTAGTCATCGCATCCCCGGATGCCATGCGCGTTGTTGGTCAGCTGGGTCAGGTTCTGGGTCCTCGCGGCCTGATGCCTAACCCGAAAGTCGGTACCGTGACTCCAGACGTAGCCACCGCGGTTAAAAACGCCAAGGCTGGTCAAGTTCGCTACCGTACCGACAAAAACGGTATCATCCACACCTCCGTTGGCAAGGTTGGCTTCGAAGCCGGCAAGCTGAAGGAAAACGTTGAAGCCCTGATCGCTGATCTGAAGCGTATCAAGCCGGCTTCCTCGAAAGGTATCTACGTCAAGCGCGTTACCCTGAGCACCACTATGGGCCCAGGTCTGGTCATCGACCAGAGCTCGCTGAGCGCGTAA
- the rpoB gene encoding DNA-directed RNA polymerase subunit beta, whose product MAYSYTEKKRIRKDFSKLPDVMDVPYLLAIQLDSYREFLQAGASKDQFRDVGLHAAFKSVFPIISYSGNAALEYVGYRLGEPAFDVKECVLRGVTFAVPLRVKVRLIIFDKESSNKAIKDIKEQEVYMGEIPLMTENGTFVINGTERVIVSQLHRSPGVFFDHDRGKTHSSGKLLYSARIIPYRGSWLDFEFDPKDCVFVRIDRRRKLPASVLLRALGYSTEEVLNTFYTTNVFHVSGEKLSLELVPQRLRGEVAVMDIHDETGKVIVEQGRRITARHINQLEKAGVKQLDVPMEYVLGRTTAKAIVHPATGEILAECNTELTTELLIKVAKAQVVRIETLYTNDIDCGPFISDTLKIDTTSNQLEALVEIYRMMRPGEPPTKDAAETLFNNLFFSAERYDLSAVGRMKFNRRIGRTEIEGSGVLSKEDIVDVLKTLVDIRNGKGIVDDIDHLGNRRVRCVGEMAENQFRVGLVRVERAVKERLSMAESEGLMPQDLINAKPVAAAVKEFFGSSQLSQFMDQNNPLSEITHKRRVSALGPGGLTRERAGFEVRDVHPTHYGRVCPIETPEGPNIGLINSLAAYARTNQYGFLESPYRVVKEGVVSDDIVFLSAIEEADHVIAQASATMNEKKQLVDELVAVRHLNEFTVKAPEDVTLMDVSPKQVVSVAASLIPFLEHDDANRALMGSNMQRQAVPTLRADKPLVGTGMERNVARDSGVCVVARRGGVIDSVDASRIVVRVADDEVETGEAGVDIYNLTKYTRSNQNTCINQRPLVSKGDVVKRSDIMADGPSTDMGELALGQNMRIAFMAWNGFNFEDSICLSERVVQEDRFTTIHIQELTCVARDTKLGPEEITADIPNVGEAALNKLDEAGIVYVGAEVGAGDILVGKVTPKGETQLTPEEKLLRAIFGEKASDVKDTSLRVPTGTKGTVIDVQVFTRDGVERDSRALAIEKMQLDEIRKDLNEEFRIVEGATFERLRSALNGQVVDGGAGLKKGTVISDEVLDGLEHGQWFKLRMAEDALNEQLEKAQAYIVDRRRLLDDKFEDKKRKLQQGDDLAPGVLKIVKVYLAIRRRIQPGDKMAGRHGNKGVVSVIMPVEDMPHDANGTPVDVVLNPLGVPSRMNVGQILETHLGLAAKGLGEKIDRMIEEQRKAAELRGFLTEIYNEIGGRQESLEEFTDAEILALAHNLKKGVPMATPVFDGAKESEIKAMLKLADMPESGQMVLFDGRTGNKFERPVTVGYMYMLKLNHLVDDKMHARSTGSYSLVTQQPLGGKAQFGGQRFGEMEVWALEAYGAAYTLQEMLTVKSDDVNGRTKMYKNIVDGDHRMEPGMPESFNVLIKEIRSLGIDIDLETE is encoded by the coding sequence ATGGCTTACTCATACACTGAGAAAAAACGTATCCGCAAGGACTTTAGCAAGTTGCCGGACGTGATGGATGTGCCTTACCTCCTGGCCATCCAGCTGGATTCGTATCGCGAATTCCTGCAAGCGGGAGCATCCAAGGATCAGTTCCGCGACGTCGGCCTGCACGCGGCCTTCAAATCGGTCTTCCCGATCATCAGCTACTCCGGCAACGCTGCCCTGGAGTACGTTGGCTATCGTCTGGGCGAGCCGGCTTTCGACGTCAAGGAATGCGTCCTGCGCGGCGTGACCTTCGCCGTGCCGCTGCGGGTGAAAGTCCGTCTGATCATCTTCGACAAAGAGTCGTCGAACAAAGCGATCAAGGACATCAAAGAGCAAGAAGTCTACATGGGTGAAATCCCCCTGATGACTGAGAACGGTACCTTCGTTATCAACGGTACCGAGCGTGTGATCGTTTCCCAGCTGCACCGTTCGCCGGGTGTGTTCTTCGACCACGATCGTGGCAAGACCCACAGCTCCGGCAAGCTGCTGTATTCGGCTCGCATCATTCCTTACCGCGGTTCCTGGTTGGACTTCGAGTTCGATCCTAAGGACTGCGTATTCGTCCGTATCGACCGTCGCCGCAAACTGCCGGCCTCGGTACTGCTGCGCGCCCTGGGTTACAGCACTGAAGAAGTGCTGAACACCTTCTACACCACCAACGTGTTCCATGTTTCTGGTGAGAAGCTGAGCCTGGAGCTGGTGCCTCAGCGTCTGCGTGGCGAAGTTGCGGTCATGGACATCCATGACGAGACCGGCAAGGTCATCGTCGAGCAGGGTCGTCGTATCACCGCGCGCCACATCAATCAGCTCGAGAAGGCTGGCGTCAAGCAGCTGGACGTGCCGATGGAGTACGTGCTGGGCCGCACTACCGCCAAGGCGATCGTGCATCCGGCTACCGGCGAGATCCTGGCCGAGTGCAACACCGAGCTGACCACCGAGCTGCTGATCAAGGTCGCCAAGGCTCAGGTCGTTCGCATCGAAACCCTGTACACCAACGACATCGATTGCGGTCCGTTCATTTCGGATACCCTGAAGATCGACACCACCAGCAACCAACTGGAAGCGCTGGTCGAGATCTACCGCATGATGCGTCCAGGCGAGCCGCCAACCAAGGATGCCGCCGAAACCCTGTTCAACAACCTGTTCTTCAGTGCCGAGCGTTACGACCTGTCCGCCGTAGGCCGCATGAAGTTCAACCGTCGTATCGGTCGTACCGAGATCGAAGGTTCGGGCGTGCTGAGCAAGGAAGACATCGTTGACGTGCTGAAGACCCTGGTCGACATCCGTAACGGTAAAGGCATCGTCGATGACATCGACCACCTGGGTAACCGTCGCGTACGTTGCGTCGGCGAGATGGCCGAGAACCAGTTCCGCGTTGGCCTGGTGCGCGTTGAGCGTGCGGTCAAAGAGCGTCTGTCGATGGCTGAAAGCGAAGGCCTGATGCCGCAAGACCTGATCAACGCCAAGCCGGTAGCGGCGGCGGTGAAAGAGTTCTTCGGTTCCAGCCAGCTCTCGCAGTTCATGGACCAGAACAACCCGCTCTCCGAGATCACCCACAAGCGTCGTGTCTCCGCACTCGGCCCTGGCGGTCTGACCCGTGAGCGTGCTGGCTTTGAAGTCCGTGACGTACACCCGACCCATTACGGTCGTGTGTGCCCGATCGAGACCCCTGAAGGTCCGAACATCGGTCTGATCAACTCCCTGGCAGCCTATGCCCGCACCAACCAGTACGGCTTCCTGGAAAGCCCGTACCGCGTGGTGAAAGAGGGTGTGGTTTCCGACGACATCGTGTTCCTGTCGGCGATCGAAGAAGCTGATCACGTCATCGCTCAGGCTTCGGCCACGATGAACGAGAAGAAGCAACTGGTCGACGAGCTGGTAGCTGTTCGTCACTTGAACGAATTCACCGTCAAGGCGCCGGAAGACGTCACCCTGATGGACGTTTCGCCCAAGCAGGTTGTTTCCGTCGCTGCCTCGCTGATCCCGTTCCTCGAGCACGACGACGCCAACCGTGCATTGATGGGTTCGAACATGCAGCGTCAGGCTGTACCTACCCTGCGTGCCGACAAGCCGCTGGTTGGTACCGGCATGGAGCGCAACGTTGCCCGTGACTCCGGCGTCTGCGTCGTGGCGCGTCGTGGCGGCGTGATCGACTCCGTCGACGCCAGCCGTATCGTGGTACGTGTTGCCGATGACGAAGTAGAAACCGGTGAAGCCGGTGTCGACATCTACAACCTGACCAAATACACCCGTTCCAACCAGAACACTTGCATCAACCAGCGTCCGCTGGTCAGCAAAGGTGATGTGGTCAAGCGTAGCGACATCATGGCCGATGGCCCGTCCACCGACATGGGTGAACTGGCACTGGGTCAGAACATGCGCATCGCGTTCATGGCCTGGAACGGTTTCAACTTCGAAGACTCCATCTGTCTGTCGGAGCGCGTCGTTCAGGAAGACCGTTTCACCACGATCCACATCCAGGAACTGACCTGTGTGGCCCGTGACACCAAGCTTGGCCCAGAGGAAATCACCGCAGACATCCCGAACGTGGGTGAAGCTGCGCTGAACAAGCTGGACGAAGCCGGTATCGTCTACGTAGGTGCTGAAGTCGGCGCTGGCGACATTCTGGTGGGTAAGGTCACTCCGAAAGGCGAGACCCAGCTGACTCCAGAAGAGAAGCTGCTGCGCGCGATCTTCGGTGAGAAAGCCAGCGACGTTAAAGACACCTCCCTGCGCGTGCCAACCGGCACCAAAGGTACTGTCATTGACGTTCAGGTCTTCACCCGTGACGGCGTCGAGCGCGACAGCCGCGCCCTGGCCATCGAGAAGATGCAGCTGGACGAGATCCGCAAGGACCTCAACGAAGAGTTCCGCATTGTTGAAGGCGCGACCTTCGAGCGTCTGCGTTCCGCCCTGAACGGCCAAGTGGTCGACGGTGGTGCGGGCCTGAAGAAAGGCACCGTGATCAGCGACGAAGTACTGGACGGTCTGGAGCACGGCCAGTGGTTCAAACTGCGCATGGCCGAAGACGCGCTGAACGAACAGCTGGAAAAGGCTCAAGCCTACATCGTCGATCGCCGTCGTCTGCTGGACGACAAGTTCGAAGACAAGAAGCGCAAGCTGCAGCAGGGCGATGACCTGGCACCGGGCGTACTGAAGATCGTCAAGGTCTACCTGGCTATCCGCCGCCGCATTCAGCCGGGCGACAAGATGGCCGGCCGTCACGGTAACAAAGGTGTGGTCTCGGTGATCATGCCGGTCGAAGACATGCCGCACGACGCCAACGGTACTCCGGTCGACGTCGTACTGAACCCGCTGGGCGTACCTTCGCGTATGAACGTTGGTCAGATCCTTGAAACCCACCTGGGCCTCGCGGCCAAAGGTCTGGGCGAGAAGATCGACCGGATGATCGAAGAGCAGCGCAAAGCCGCTGAGCTGCGTGGCTTCCTGACCGAGATCTACAACGAGATCGGCGGTCGCCAGGAAAGCCTGGAAGAGTTCACCGACGCAGAGATCCTCGCTCTGGCGCACAACCTGAAGAAGGGCGTGCCGATGGCTACCCCGGTCTTCGACGGTGCCAAGGAAAGCGAGATCAAGGCCATGCTGAAACTGGCAGACATGCCAGAAAGCGGCCAGATGGTGCTGTTCGACGGCCGTACCGGCAACAAGTTCGAGCGTCCTGTGACCGTTGGTTACATGTACATGCTCAAGCTGAACCACTTGGTGGACGACAAGATGCACGCGCGTTCCACTGGTTCCTATAGCCTGGTTACCCAGCAGCCGCTGGGTGGTAAGGCGCAGTTCGGTGGTCAGCGTTTCGGGGAGATGGAGGTGTGGGCGCTGGAAGCATACGGCGCGGCATACACCCTGCAAGAAATGCTCACAGTGAAGTCGGACGACGTGAACGGCCGTACCAAGATGTACAAAAACATCGTGGATGGCGATCACCGTATGGAGCCGGGCATGCCCGAGTCCTTCAACGTGTTGATCAAAGAGATCCGTTCGCTCGGTATCGATATCGATCTGGAAACCGAATAA
- the birA gene encoding bifunctional biotin--[acetyl-CoA-carboxylase] ligase/biotin operon repressor BirA codes for MLKLLNLLKDGRFHSGQALGEALGVSRSAVWKQLQHLEAELNLTIHKVRGRGYQLAAPLALLDSQAISDLCEGEQWPLFIHDAIDSTNAEALRGIAQGRVAPFLVLAERQSAGRGRRGRQWVSPFAENLYYSLVLRVEGGMRQLEGLSLVVGLAVMRTLQAFGVKQAGLKWPNDVLVGDQKIAGILLELVGDPADVCHVVLGIGINVNMQLNDQVDQQWTSMRLEAGASIDRNLLVARLNQQLQHELARHRRYGFAAFQEEWEQAHLWQGRKVSLIAGSSHTDGVVLGVDGQGGLRLEVEGVEKSFSGGELSLRLRDDS; via the coding sequence ATGCTGAAGTTGTTGAATCTCCTCAAGGATGGCCGGTTTCATTCCGGGCAGGCGCTCGGGGAAGCTCTCGGGGTGAGCCGCAGCGCCGTTTGGAAGCAGCTGCAGCACCTGGAAGCCGAATTGAACCTGACCATTCATAAGGTCCGAGGTCGTGGCTATCAATTGGCCGCACCGTTGGCATTGCTTGATTCGCAAGCGATTAGCGATCTCTGCGAAGGCGAGCAGTGGCCGTTGTTTATTCACGATGCGATCGATTCGACCAATGCCGAAGCTTTGCGTGGTATTGCGCAGGGGAGGGTGGCGCCATTTCTAGTATTGGCCGAACGCCAAAGTGCTGGGCGCGGTCGTCGCGGTCGACAATGGGTCAGCCCCTTCGCTGAGAACCTCTACTACAGCTTGGTGCTGCGTGTTGAGGGCGGCATGCGCCAGCTCGAGGGTTTAAGCCTGGTGGTTGGGCTGGCTGTCATGCGTACCCTGCAGGCATTTGGCGTGAAGCAGGCGGGCCTTAAATGGCCAAATGATGTTCTGGTCGGTGATCAGAAGATCGCCGGGATCTTGCTGGAGCTTGTCGGTGATCCGGCTGACGTCTGTCATGTGGTGCTGGGGATTGGCATCAACGTGAACATGCAGCTCAACGACCAGGTCGACCAGCAATGGACCTCGATGAGGCTGGAGGCGGGCGCCTCTATTGATCGTAACCTGCTGGTCGCCAGGCTCAATCAGCAACTGCAGCATGAGCTGGCCCGGCACCGTCGTTATGGCTTCGCCGCCTTCCAGGAAGAATGGGAGCAAGCGCATCTGTGGCAGGGTCGTAAGGTATCGCTGATCGCCGGCAGTAGCCATACCGATGGCGTAGTGCTTGGCGTGGATGGACAAGGCGGACTGCGTCTTGAGGTGGAAGGTGTGGAAAAGAGCTTCAGTGGTGGTGAGCTCAGTTTGAGGTTGCGTGATGATTCTTGA
- the rplL gene encoding 50S ribosomal protein L7/L12: MSLTNEQIIEAIGQKTVLEVVELIKAMEETFGVTAAVAAAGPAAAAAVVEEQTEFNVVLVEAGEKKVNVIKAVRELTGLGLKEAKEKVDGAPQVVAEGVSKEAAEDAKKKLEEAGAKVELK, translated from the coding sequence ATGTCCCTGACTAACGAGCAAATCATCGAAGCAATCGGCCAGAAAACCGTTCTGGAAGTTGTTGAGCTGATCAAAGCAATGGAAGAAACCTTCGGCGTTACCGCTGCTGTTGCCGCTGCTGGCCCAGCTGCTGCTGCTGCCGTTGTTGAAGAGCAAACCGAGTTCAACGTTGTTCTGGTTGAAGCCGGCGAGAAGAAAGTCAACGTGATCAAGGCCGTTCGTGAACTGACCGGTCTGGGCCTGAAAGAAGCCAAAGAGAAAGTTGACGGCGCTCCTCAAGTCGTAGCTGAAGGCGTTTCGAAAGAAGCCGCTGAAGACGCTAAGAAGAAGCTGGAAGAAGCAGGCGCTAAAGTCGAGCTGAAGTAA
- the rplJ gene encoding 50S ribosomal protein L10 produces MAIKLEDKKAIVAEVNEAAKVALSAVVADARGVTVGAMTGLRKEAREAGVYVRVVRNTLLKRAVADTEFSVLNDAFTGPTLIAFSNEHPGAAARLFKEFAKGQDKFEIKAAAFDGKFIAANQIDVLATLPTRDEAIARLMSVIQGATSKLARTLAAIRDQKEATAA; encoded by the coding sequence GTGGCAATTAAACTCGAAGACAAGAAGGCCATCGTCGCTGAAGTCAACGAGGCTGCCAAAGTCGCTCTGTCCGCTGTCGTGGCTGATGCCCGTGGTGTGACTGTAGGCGCAATGACCGGACTCCGTAAAGAGGCTCGTGAAGCTGGCGTATACGTACGTGTCGTACGTAACACCCTGCTCAAGCGCGCTGTTGCTGACACTGAATTCAGTGTCCTCAACGACGCCTTCACTGGCCCGACCCTGATCGCGTTCTCCAACGAACACCCGGGCGCTGCTGCTCGTCTGTTCAAGGAATTCGCCAAGGGTCAGGACAAGTTCGAGATCAAGGCAGCTGCGTTTGACGGCAAGTTCATTGCAGCGAACCAGATCGACGTGTTGGCTACCCTGCCGACCCGCGACGAAGCCATCGCAAGGCTGATGAGCGTCATCCAAGGCGCTACCAGCAAGCTGGCTCGTACCCTGGCAGCCATTCGCGACCAGAAAGAAGCTACCGCAGCCTAA